The nucleotide sequence CATGAGCTTTACTCTCAACAGGGAATATAATTTCGCAGGTAAGTATGACACTGTCTCAACGCAGCCAGGCACGATTCTGTGGAACCTTCGTAGGCGCGATCTTCCACTTCGACGCACACCGGTCCCTGATAACCAATTTCATTCAGTTGTGAAAAAAAACTGCCCCAGTCAACCTGGCCCAGCCCCGGTAACTTGGGGGTATGATATTCCAGGGGACAGGCCATAATTCCCACCTGGTTCAGCCGATGCTGATCGACGCGGACATCTTTTGCATGCACATGGAAGATCCGATCGGCAAAGTCACGAATGGGAGCCACATAATCCATCTGCATCCACACCAGATGGGAAGGATCATAATTCAGACCGAAATACTCGCTTGGAATATCCGCATACATCCGCCGCCAGATGGCAGGTGTGCAGGCCAGGTTTTTCCCGCCCGGCCATTCATCCTGGGTAAATGACATGGGACAGTTTTCGATTCCAACGCGCACCTGCTGCTGTTCGGCATGTTGAATTATCTCAGGCCAGGTTTGCAGAAAACGAGGCCAGTTCTCATCGACCGACTTTTTCCAGTCTCGCCCGATGAAAGTATTCATGCGATTGATTCCCAGTTTTTCCGAGGCGGTAATCACCTTTTGAATATGCTCCACATACTTACCGGCTACTTCCAGATCGGGACAGAGAGGATTCGGATAATAGCCCAGCGCACTGATCTCGATTCCGAATTCGTCGGAGAGCTGTGAAATCGTCTCGACATCCGAATCGGTAAACTGCTCTGCAGAAATATGTGTAATTCCTGCATAGCGACGGGAATCGTTTCCCTCAGGCCAGCACATGACTTCAACACAGTCATAGCCAATCTCTGCAGCCGCCTGAAATACCCCGCGCAGATCATAATCTGGTAAAATAGCCGTCACAAAACCCAGTTGCATTCTCTGTTTCTCCCTGCTGCTCCTGTGATATGTCATTTCGGAAGTTTCCTGCTCCGAGACTGATATCATAAGCAACTAAGGAGAACAGGTCTACAACCGGAAACAGAAACGGCCAGGCCTGTTGCGACTGGAACGGGACGGGTGGAAGGTTTCATGGCTGAATCAAGCGAACAGCAGGCGAGCTTACCAGATCTCTTTCAGGTTGAATTCGTAAGCCTGCATACGACGTCCCGCTTCGAATTCTTCCGGGGCTTCCGCCAAAACGCGGACCCAGACGCGCTCGCCTTCATACATCCCTTCGAT is from Gimesia maris and encodes:
- a CDS encoding sugar phosphate isomerase/epimerase family protein, with translation MQLGFVTAILPDYDLRGVFQAAAEIGYDCVEVMCWPEGNDSRRYAGITHISAEQFTDSDVETISQLSDEFGIEISALGYYPNPLCPDLEVAGKYVEHIQKVITASEKLGINRMNTFIGRDWKKSVDENWPRFLQTWPEIIQHAEQQQVRVGIENCPMSFTQDEWPGGKNLACTPAIWRRMYADIPSEYFGLNYDPSHLVWMQMDYVAPIRDFADRIFHVHAKDVRVDQHRLNQVGIMACPLEYHTPKLPGLGQVDWGSFFSQLNEIGYQGPVCVEVEDRAYEGSTESCLAALRQCHTYLRNYIPC